The sequence ACGCCATCACGGTCAGCGTCTCCGGTGCGATGCTCGGCCCGTCGCCGAGGGTCAGCGGGGTCGTCGCGGCCTGGAGTGTGGACACCCGGTGCCGCAGCCGGGACGGCAGCACCTGCTCCAGCTTGGCCAGGGCCCGCACGGACGCCTCGTCCACCCCTTCGACGGCGTGCCCGGCACCGGCCCGCAGCCCCACCGCGATGGCCACGGCCTCCTCGTCGTCCAGCACCAGCGGCGGCATCGCCTTGCCCGCGACCAGCCGGTACCCGCCGTCCGCGCCCCGCGTGGCCTGCACCGGATATCCCAGCTCGCGCAACCGGTCGACATCGCGCCGCACGGTCCGCCGGGACACCCGCAGCCGGTCGGCCAGCTCGCCGCCGGGCCACTCGCGAGGTGTCTGGAGCAGGGACAGCAGCTGGAGCAGCCGGGCCGGAGTGTCGGTCGTCATAGTGACGAGCATGCCGTGCGTATAGGACACGATCTGACCTATCGCGTACCTAGGTTCCTCTCATGACCTCGATTCCGACGGCGCATCCCGCTCCTCCCGACCGAGCCCGCTGGCTGGCCCTGGCCATCGTCATGGCCGCGGCCTTCATGGACCTCGTGGACGTGACGATCGTCAACATCGCCATCCCGTCCATCCAGCGAAGCGAACACGCCTCGGTCGGCCAGATCCAGTGGATAACCGCCGGCTACGCCCTCGCCTTCGCCGCCGGTCTGATCACCGGCGGCCGGCTCGGCGACATCCACGGCCGCAAGCGGCTGTTCCTCGTCGGCATCGGCGGCTTCACCCTCGCCTCCGCCCTGTGCGGCTTCGCGGTCAACCCCGAGATGCTCGTCGCCTCCCGCTTCCTCCAGGGCGGCATGGCCGCGCTGATGGTGCCGCAGGTGCTGTCGATCGTGCACGCCACCTTCCCCGCACACGAACGCGGCAAGGTCTTCGGCCTGTTCGGCGCGATCGTCGGCCTCGGCGCGGTCTCCGGCCCGCTGCTCGGCGCGCTGCTGACGGAATGGAACCTGTTCGGCCTCGAATGGCGGCCCATCTTCCTCATCAACCTGCCCGTCGGCGTCCTCGCCTGGCTGCTGGGCCGCCGGTTCATCACCGAGTCCCGCGCCCCGAAGGCGCTGAAGCTGGACCTGGTCGGCGTCGCCCTGGTCACGCTGGGCCTGCTGATGCTGCTGTATCCGCTGATCCGCGGGCGCGAGCTGGGCTGGCCGCTGTGGGGATACGGCTCGATGGCCGGCGCCCTCGTCGTCTTCGCGGGGCTGGTGGCGTACGAGCGGCGCAAGGCGGCGCGGGACGGCTCGCCGCTGGTCGAGCTGTCGTTGTTCCGGGTGAAGAGCTTCGCCGCCGGTATCGCCGTACAGACCGTGTTCGGCATCGCGCTCGGCATCTTCTTCCTGGTCTGGACGCTGTACATGCAGCTGGGCCTCGGCTGGAGCCCGCTGCGGGCCGGACTGACCGGGGTGCCGTTCTCGCTCGCGGTGTCCACGGCGGCCGGGCTGTCGGTGCAGCAGCTGGTCCCGCGGTTCGGCCGGAAGGTGCTCCAGGCCGGCGCGCTGGTGATGGGCGCGGGCGTGCTGCTCTACCTGTGGGAGGCCGACCGCTACGGCCTCGCCATCGCCTCCTGGCAGATGGCCCTGCCGCTGGTCGTGATGGGCCTCGGCATGGGGCTGATCGTGGCCCCGCTGACCGACGCGGTGCTCTCCGAGGTGCCGCGCGAGCACGCCGGGTCCGCGTCCGGGCTGATCAACACCGTGCAGCAGATGGGCAACGCGCTCGGGCTGGGGCTGGTGTCGGTGGTCTTCTTCGGGCAGATCGACGACCGGCCGGCCCCCGACCGGGCCGGCCCGGCCTTCGTGGACGCCTTCCAGCACGCGCTGTGGTACGTCGCCGCGATCATGGGCGCGATCTTCCTGCTGATGTCCGCCCTGCCGAAGCGCCCGGCCCAGCACGTGGAGGGCGCGGGGCAGGAGACGCCGGCGGGCGAGCGGGAGCCGGAGCCGCAGCTCGTGCACTGACCCGGTACGACGACGCGGGGCCCGGCACCGTCCAGGTGCCGGGCCGCTCCGCTGTCCGGACGGCGCCGGAAGTCCGTGCGGAAGTCCGTCCGGGAGTCCGTCCGGGAGTCGTCCCGAAGTCCGTTCGTGCCCGGATGGAGCCTGAACCTGTTTACTTTCCCGGAATCCGGACGTAGCCTCCTGGTGAAACCACACGTTCGGGCATACGGCGGAGGCGAACGGACATGTACGCACCGGAGCGGCAGCAGGAGATCCTCCGGCTCGCCCGGGACGGCGGCCGGGTGGACGTGCTGTCGCTGGCCGAGGAGTTCCAGGTCACCGCGGAGACGATCCGCCGCGATCTGAAGGCCCTCGACCGCGCCGGACTCGTCCGCCGGGTGCACGGCGGTGCCATCCCGGTCGGCCGCCTCGACTTCGAGCCGGACCTCGCCGAGCGCGAGTCCACCGCCGCCGACGAGAAGGACCGCATCGCCAAGGCGGCCCTCGCCGAACTGCCGGCCGAGGGCACGGTGATCCTCGACGCCGGTACGACGGTGGCCCGCCTCGCCGCGACCATCCCGCTGGAGGCGTCCCTCACCGTCGTCACGCACAGCCTGCCCATCGCCGCCCGGCTCGCCGACCACCCGGGCATCCAGCTCCACTTGGTCGGGGGCCGGGTCCGGCACCGTACGCGCGCCGCCGTGGACGCCTGGGCACTGCGCGCGTACGGCGAGATCCGCGCCGACGTGCTCTTCGTCGCCGCCAACGGCTTCTCCGCCGAGCACGGCCTGACCACGCCGGACCTCGCCGAGGCCGCGGTCAAGCGGGCCGCGGTCGGCGCGGCCCGGCGGGTGGTGCTGCTGGCCGACTCCGGCAAGCACGGCCAGGAGCACTTCGCGCGCTTCGGCGGTCTGGGCGATGTGGACCTGCTGATCACCGACAGCGCGATGGGCCCGGACGACGCCGCCGCCATCGAGCGCCTCGGCCCGGAAGTGGTGCGCGCATGATCCTCACCGTCACCCCCAACCCGTCCCTGGACCGCACCTACGAGGTCCCCGCCCTGGAACGCGGCGAGGTCATCCGCGCCGACGGCGAGCGCGTGGACCCCGGCGGCAAGGGCGTGAACGTCTCCCGTGCCGTCGCCGCCGCCGGCCGGCGCACGGTCGCCGTCCTGCCGCTCGGCGGTGCGCCGGGCGCGCTCGTCGCCGAGCTGCTGGACGCGCAGGGCATCGAGGTCGCGCCGGTCCCGGTCGCCGGAGCCACCCGCTCCAACATCGCGCTCG comes from Streptomyces sp. SCL15-4 and encodes:
- a CDS encoding MFS transporter, with product MTSIPTAHPAPPDRARWLALAIVMAAAFMDLVDVTIVNIAIPSIQRSEHASVGQIQWITAGYALAFAAGLITGGRLGDIHGRKRLFLVGIGGFTLASALCGFAVNPEMLVASRFLQGGMAALMVPQVLSIVHATFPAHERGKVFGLFGAIVGLGAVSGPLLGALLTEWNLFGLEWRPIFLINLPVGVLAWLLGRRFITESRAPKALKLDLVGVALVTLGLLMLLYPLIRGRELGWPLWGYGSMAGALVVFAGLVAYERRKAARDGSPLVELSLFRVKSFAAGIAVQTVFGIALGIFFLVWTLYMQLGLGWSPLRAGLTGVPFSLAVSTAAGLSVQQLVPRFGRKVLQAGALVMGAGVLLYLWEADRYGLAIASWQMALPLVVMGLGMGLIVAPLTDAVLSEVPREHAGSASGLINTVQQMGNALGLGLVSVVFFGQIDDRPAPDRAGPAFVDAFQHALWYVAAIMGAIFLLMSALPKRPAQHVEGAGQETPAGEREPEPQLVH
- a CDS encoding DeoR/GlpR family DNA-binding transcription regulator, producing the protein MYAPERQQEILRLARDGGRVDVLSLAEEFQVTAETIRRDLKALDRAGLVRRVHGGAIPVGRLDFEPDLAERESTAADEKDRIAKAALAELPAEGTVILDAGTTVARLAATIPLEASLTVVTHSLPIAARLADHPGIQLHLVGGRVRHRTRAAVDAWALRAYGEIRADVLFVAANGFSAEHGLTTPDLAEAAVKRAAVGAARRVVLLADSGKHGQEHFARFGGLGDVDLLITDSAMGPDDAAAIERLGPEVVRA